Proteins encoded within one genomic window of Hevea brasiliensis isolate MT/VB/25A 57/8 chromosome 8, ASM3005281v1, whole genome shotgun sequence:
- the LOC131182354 gene encoding probable RNA helicase SDE3 has translation MSLFLEILRCVLCCVEDRRDENDDETYCVNTSWEPRVSRSIVPFNFRAIFGSRSSNSAKNGSTYVNSVERIYDVSSSSKSYRNYVPISSHIPEASSSWLPQSPSKEATYSSSPTPRPKPPASSSYQPQSLTRDITSSKPSLLSPAPSISSKSSPQAPKLPLSSNQAQPLIPEIPSSKPSPVSLTAPTSSLKPSPQAPSTSSKPSPLFSVTTASSSKTNPKAPPSSLGPSASSSKPPPTIKPTLTPASAYVIKSSQKPPIPEFQKSYSEPSPSPSEPLPSFKPTLAPASSSVTSQQTKANYVLVQKGTSPIYMIPKDIKDLIKNDRVPGVLKKPLSMSTYKDYFAALLYAEDFYIEKWSEFKLENITLKLQQASIFKLSYFTENHEKDNKTFVTFEIDSCREKRPFLLSRDFIFARPSGNKTEPFQGVIYRVVRSTTVLVEFGEDFYAQHHPSRRYDVSFSFNRVCLKRAHQAVEAASDPLFKSYIFPDCDFRKRHSASSTAYFNYELDADQTSAVCQILAFQGPPPYLIEGPLCVTKPKRYECKQLSKTGLVIQEAVLEIYRSSQKHRVLLCAPINSTCDLLTRSLMKHIPESEIFRANAAFREIDGVPTDILPSCVPADILPSCIFEGECFSCPRLQELRKYRVILSTYVSSFRLHNEGIAAGHFSHIFLVDASSATEPEAMVALANLANEKTAVIVTGAPGNHSGWVRSDIARKNGLMDSYFERLRERNPYNRLDSMFITKLVSVERKSDDTDSFQSFSFY, from the exons ATGTCTCTGTTTCTTGAAATCTTGCGGTGTGTTCTTTGTTGTGTTGAAGATCGTAgagatgaaaatgatgatgaaacaTATTGTGTAAACACTTCATGGGAACCAAGGGTGTCACGAAGTATTGTTCCTTTTAATTTCAGGGCAATATTTGGTTCAAGGTCAAGTAATTCAGCAAAAAATGGATCCACATATGTTAACTCAGTGGAAAGAATATATGATGTGTCTAGTAGTTCAAAGAGTTACCGAAATTATGTACCTATATCTTCCCATATTCCAGAAGCATCTTCCTCTTGGCTGCCACAATCTCCATCCAAAGAAGCTACATATTCTTCAAGTCCAACTCCAAGACCTAAACCCCCAGCATCTTCTTCTTACCAACCTCAATCACTAACAAGGGATATAACTTCTTCTAAACCATCTCTTCTCTCTCCTGCACCttcaatttcatcaaaatcatccCCCCAGGCACCTAAACTCCCACTATCTTCGAACCAAGCCCAACCATTAATACCAGAAATACCTTCTTCTAAACCATCCCCAGTCTCTCTTACAGCTCCAACTTCTTCATTAAAACCATCCCCTCAAGCACCTTCAACTTCTTCTAAGCCATCTCCATTATTCTCTGTAACTACAGCATCTTCTTCCAAAACTAATCCTAAAGCACCTCCTTCTTCCTTGGGCCCTTCTGCATCATCATCCAAGCCACCTCCGACTATTAAGCCAACTCTAACTCCAGCTTCTGCATATGTCATCAAAAGCAGTCAAAAGCCACCTATTCCTGAATTCCAAAAATCCTATTCTGAACCATCTCCATCACCCTCTGAGCCCCTTCCATCTTTTAAGCCAACACTGGCTCCAGCTTCCTCAAGTGTCACTAGTCAACAGACAAAAGCCAACTACGTATTAGTTCAAAAGGGTACATCACCTATTTATATGATTCCCAAGGATATTAAAGATTTGATCAAGAACGACAGGGTGCCTGGAGTTCTGAAAAAGCCATTGTCTATGTCAACATATAAGGATTATTTTGCTGCTCTTCTTTATGCTGAAGACTTCTATATTGAG AAATGGAGTGAATTCAAATTGGAGAATATCACATTAAAGTTGCAACAAGCATCAATCTTTAAACTGTCATACTTCACAGAGAATCATGAGAAGGATAATAAAACCTTTGTGACATTTGAGATTGACTCGTGTCGTGAGAAGCGGCCATTTCTTTTATCAAGGGACTTTATCTTTGCAAGACCTTCAGGAAATAAAACTGAGCCATTTCAG GGTGTTATATATCGAGTGGTGAGGAGCACAACTGTGCTAGTTGAATTTGGTGAAGATTTTTATGCTCAGCATCATCCATCTCGCAGATATGATGTTAGCTTCTCATTTAACAGAGTTTGTTTAAAAAGGGCTCATCAAGCAGTTGAAGCCGCTTCAGATCCTTTATTTAAAAGTTACATTTTCCCTGATTGTGACTTCAGAAAGAGACACTCTGCATCATCAACTGCCTATTTTAATTATGAACTTGATGCAGATCAAACATCCGCGGTTTGTCAGATCCTAGCCTTTCAGGGGCCACCACCTTATCTCATTGAGGGCCCACTCTGTGTAACTAAACCAAAAAGGTATGAATGTAAACAACTATCAAAAACTGGATTGGTTATCCAAGAAGCAGTGCTTGAAATTTATAGAAGCTCTCAAAAGCACCGAGTTCTTTTATGTGCACCTATTAACAGCACATGTGATTTGCTGACAAGAAGCTTGATGAAGCACATTCCTGAATCGGAAATTTTTCGAGCTAATGCTGCATTTCGAGAGATAGATGGGGTGCCTACTGATATCCTTCCTTCATGTGTGCCTGCTGACATCCTTCCTTCATGTATTTTTGAAGGTGAATGTTTTTCTTGTCCTCGTCTTCAGGAACTCCGGAAATATAGAGTAATATTGTCAACTTATGTGAGTAGCTTCCGGCTACATAATGAAGGCATTGCTGCTGGACATTTTAGTCACATTTTCTTGGTGGATGCCTCATCAGCTACTGAGCCTGAAGCAATGGTGGCACTGGCTAATTTGGCTAATGAGAAAACTGCTGTAATAGTCACTGGTGCACCAGGAAACCATTCAGGTTGGGTCCGCTCTGATATTGCTAGGAAAAATGGACTGATGGATTCATACTTTGAAAGACTTCGCGAGAGAAATCCATACAATAGACTTGATTCAATGTTTATCACAAAATTGGTCAGCGTCGAGCGCAAATCAGATGATACAGATAGCTTTCAGTCATTCTCGTTTTATTAA
- the LOC110663959 gene encoding uncharacterized protein LOC110663959, with translation MFWLQKAYMSQFLEILRVSRSIVPFNFRTIFGSRSSNSANNGSTYVNSVARIYDVSNSSNSYRNYALISSHIPETSSSWLPQSSSKEATYSSSPTPSRPKPPASSSYRPQSLTRDITSSKPSLLSPAPTISSKSSPQAPKLPLSSNQSQPLIPEIPSSKPSPVSLTAPTSSIKPSPQAPSTSSKPSPLFSVTAASSSKPNPKAPPSSLGPSASSSKPPLTFKPTLTPASAYVIKSSQKPPTPEFQKSYSEPSPSPSEPLPSFKPTVAPASSSVTSQQTKANHVLVQKGTSPIYMIPKDIKDLIKKDKVPGVLKKPLSMSKYKDYFAALLYAEDFYIEKWSKFKLENITLKLQQVSIFKLSCFTENHEKDNKTFVTFEIDSCRERRPFLLSRDFAFARPSGNKTEPFQGVLYRVVRSTTVLVEFSEDFYAQHHSSRRYDVSFSFNRVCLKRAHQAVEAASDPLFKSYIFPDCDFKKRLPASSTTCCNYKLDAAQTSMVRQILAFQGPPPYLIEGPLCVTKAKRNECRQLSKTSLVIQQAVLEIYRSSQ, from the exons ATGTTTTGGTTGCAGAAGGCCTACATGTCTCAGTTTCTTGAAATCTTGCG GGTGTCACGAAGTATTGTTCCTTTTAATTTCAGGACAATATTTGGTTCAAGGTCAAGTAATTCAGCAAACAATGGATCCACATATGTTAACTCAGTGGCAAGAATATATGATGTGTCTAATAGTTCAAATAGTTACAGAAATTATGCACTTATATCTTCCCATATTCCAGAAACATCTTCCTCTTGGCTGCCACAATCTTCATCCAAAGAAGCTACATATTCTTCAAGTCCAACTCCATCAAGACCTAAACCCCCAGCATCTTCTTCTTACCGACCTCAATCATTAACAAGGGATATAACTTCTTCTAAACCATCTCTACTCTCTCCTGCACCtacaatttcatcaaaatcatccCCCCAGGCGCCTAAACTCCCACTATCTTCAAACCAATCTCAACCATTAATACCAGAAATACCTTCTTCTAAACCATCCCCAGTGTCTCTTACAGCTCCAACTTCTTCAATTAAACCATCCCCTCAAGCACCTTCAACTTCTTCTAAACCATCTCCATTATTCTCTGTAACTGCAGCATCTTCTTCCAAACCTAATCCTAAAGCACCTCCTTCTTCCTTGGGCCCTTCTGCATCATCATCCAAGCCACCTCTGACTTTTAAGCCAACTCTAACTCCAGCTTCTGCATACGTCATCAAAAGCAGTCAAAAGCCACCTACTCCTGAATTCCAAAAATCCTATTCTGAACCATCTCCATCACCCTCTGAGCCCCTTCCATCTTTTAAGCCAACAGTGGCTCCAGCTTCCTCAAGTGTCACTAGTCAACAGACAAAAGCCAACCATGTATTAGTTCAAAAGGGTACATCACCCATTTATATGATTCCCAAGGATATAAAAGATTTGATCAAGAAAGACAAGGTGCCTGGAGTTCTGAAAAAGCCATTGTCTATGTCAAAATATAAGGATTATTTTGCTGCTCTTCTTTATGCTGAAGACTTCTATATTGAG AAATGGAGTAAATTTAAATTGGAGAATATCACATTAAAGTTGCAACAAGTATCAATCTTTAAACTGTCATGCTTCACAGAGAATCATGAGAAGGATAATAAAACCTTTGTGACATTTGAGATTGACTCATGTCGTGAGAGGCGGCCATTTCTTTTATCAAGGGACTTTGCCTTTGCAAGACCTTCAGGAAATAAAACTGAGCCATTTCAG GGTGTTCTCTATCGAGTGGTGAGGAGCACAACTGTGCTAGTTGAATTCAGTGAAGATTTTTATGCTCAGCATCATTCATCTCGTAGATATGATGTTAGCTTCTCATTTAACAGAGTTTGTTTAAAAAGGGCTCATCAAGCAGTTGAAGCCGCCTCAGATCCTTTATTTAAAAGTTACATTTTCCCTGATTGTGACTTCAAAAAGAGACTCCCTGCATCATCAACTACCTGTTGTAATTATAAACTTGATGCAGCTCAAACATCCATGGTTCGTCAGATCCTAGCCTTTCAGGGGCCACCACCTTATCTCATTGAGGGCCCACTCTGTGTAACTAAAGCAAAAAGGAATGAATGTAGACAACTGTCAAAAACTAGTTTGGTTATCCAACAAGCAGTGCTTGAAATTTATAGAAGCTCTCAATAG